Proteins encoded within one genomic window of Deinococcus metallilatus:
- a CDS encoding FixH family protein yields MPSRPPPPPRCPPLAGLLALGLTLVSCRAPAARDFDVRLATRPSPARVGVTRLTLTLPDLPAAAVSVEGNMTHAGMAPVRAQATPAGNGRYVVDPLDLNMAGSWVLTVTARTGDGRTLTTDVPLEVAGP; encoded by the coding sequence ATGCCGAGCCGACCGCCCCCACCGCCGCGATGCCCGCCTCTGGCCGGGCTGCTGGCCCTGGGCCTGACGCTCGTGTCCTGCCGGGCCCCGGCCGCCCGGGACTTCGATGTGCGGCTTGCCACCCGGCCCAGCCCGGCGCGGGTTGGCGTCACCCGGCTCACGCTCACCCTCCCGGACCTGCCCGCCGCCGCGGTCAGCGTCGAGGGCAACATGACCCACGCGGGCATGGCTCCCGTGCGCGCCCAGGCCACCCCCGCCGGGAACGGACGGTACGTGGTGGACCCCCTGGACCTGAACATGGCGGGAAGCTGGGTGCTCACCGTGACGGCGCGCACGGGGGATGGGCGGACCCTCACCACCGACGTGCCGCTGGAGGTGGCGGGCCCATGA
- a CDS encoding 4Fe-4S binding protein has translation MSAGTTRRRVPGPDLLRLPGLGRFVRWRYARLTLQLPLLGLALLAVFDGLTGRQVAPQNLATVSVWLHYRGLVVLALLVLGNLFCAACPLMLTRGPSRWLRRLTPRLTWPRALRNKYPVLGLTVAFLFAYEAFDLWASPWLTAWLILGYFGAALAVDTLFPAGTFCKHVCPLGNFNFALSHVSPAQIAARDPDVCRSCAGQYCVNGRLEDAGGRGTLGGPAAPLLQLAPLENARTFPGCETELFVPQVRSNQDCTLCLNCVRACPHDNVALVLRPPTRALAAWRPRADVALLGTLLLFAGVANALAMTPPYAAAAQGLASWLGTRSEALVLGLMLGVVLGGGCGLTLALFGWASRLAGRREGMRQAARRWGSAVFPLAFAVWAGHYSFHFLTGWASIVPVLQQALGRLGLPAGTPDWTLAALVPENLLFPLQVALLYAGSGASAYLTARAAQGVWRAAVPVIVWFLVVAALTVLILGQPMQMRGTLLGGPR, from the coding sequence ATGAGCGCGGGGACGACCCGGCGGCGCGTCCCCGGCCCGGACCTGCTGCGCCTGCCCGGCCTCGGGCGCTTCGTGCGGTGGCGGTATGCCCGCCTGACCCTGCAACTGCCGCTGCTGGGGCTGGCGCTGCTCGCCGTGTTCGACGGCCTGACCGGGCGGCAGGTCGCCCCGCAGAACCTGGCGACAGTCTCGGTGTGGCTGCACTACCGCGGCCTGGTCGTGCTGGCGCTCCTCGTCCTGGGCAATCTCTTCTGCGCGGCCTGCCCGCTGATGCTCACGCGCGGCCCCAGCCGCTGGCTGCGCCGCCTCACCCCGCGCCTGACCTGGCCGCGGGCCCTGCGGAACAAGTACCCCGTGCTGGGCCTGACCGTGGCCTTCCTGTTCGCCTACGAGGCCTTCGACCTGTGGGCCAGCCCCTGGCTCACCGCGTGGCTGATCCTGGGGTACTTCGGCGCGGCGCTGGCGGTGGACACCCTCTTCCCGGCGGGCACCTTCTGCAAGCACGTCTGCCCGCTGGGGAACTTCAACTTCGCCCTCTCGCACGTCAGCCCGGCCCAGATCGCGGCGCGCGATCCCGACGTGTGCCGCTCCTGCGCCGGGCAGTACTGCGTGAACGGCCGGCTGGAGGACGCCGGGGGACGCGGCACCCTGGGGGGACCGGCCGCGCCCCTGCTCCAACTCGCGCCGCTGGAGAATGCCCGCACCTTCCCCGGCTGCGAAACCGAGCTGTTCGTGCCGCAGGTCCGCAGCAACCAGGACTGCACCCTCTGCCTGAACTGCGTGCGGGCCTGCCCCCACGACAACGTCGCGCTCGTGCTGCGCCCGCCCACCCGGGCGCTCGCCGCGTGGCGCCCCCGGGCCGACGTCGCGCTGCTGGGCACGCTGCTGCTCTTCGCGGGGGTCGCCAACGCCCTGGCGATGACCCCCCCGTACGCCGCCGCCGCGCAGGGGCTCGCCTCGTGGCTGGGCACCCGCAGCGAGGCCCTGGTGCTGGGCCTCATGCTCGGCGTGGTCCTGGGGGGCGGCTGCGGGCTCACCCTGGCCCTCTTCGGGTGGGCGAGCCGCCTCGCCGGACGGCGCGAGGGGATGCGGCAGGCGGCGCGGCGCTGGGGGAGCGCCGTCTTCCCGCTCGCCTTTGCCGTCTGGGCGGGACACTACAGCTTCCACTTCCTGACTGGCTGGGCGAGCATCGTGCCGGTCTTGCAGCAGGCCCTGGGGCGGCTCGGCCTGCCGGCCGGGACGCCAGACTGGACGTTGGCGGCCCTGGTGCCCGAGAACCTGCTGTTCCCGCTCCAGGTGGCCCTGCTCTACGCGGGCTCCGGGGCCAGCGCCTACCTGACCGCGCGCGCCGCCCAGGGGGTGTGGCGGGCCGCCGTCCCGGTGATCGTGTGGTTCCTGGTCGTCGCCGCCCTCACCGTCCTGATCCTGGGGCAACCCATGCAGATGCGCGGCACCCTGCTGGGAGGCCCGCGGTGA